In Cicer arietinum cultivar CDC Frontier isolate Library 1 chromosome 7, Cicar.CDCFrontier_v2.0, whole genome shotgun sequence, the genomic window GTTGCCTCTTGTTTTggaagtttttttcttttccacgttttttctttttatcacaTGATCATCGTTTTTGCTTTTAATTGTTGGGTAAGTTTTTAGTTATTGTTGACGTGACGTGGAATgctatttatatcatattttgtgtttccatttttgtttaaatactaatggattttgattttatttttagcaAAAAATTTCCTTTACATCATCGGTTACGCTTAGCAGTTATAGTTTTATAGACGAGTTTAGTTTATGAGGGTCAATTAGTAATACTCATTAAACGAAAATGAGTTAATTTTTGGATACTACTTTATGATTTTGTTAATTAACGGCTTTGTTCACGAGTTGTTTCTGGTTTGCAAATTTGCCTTTCAGTTGGTGAGAAATTGAGAACTCTTTAGTACCGACACTTTTGAAGACATGTCCTGATGTGTCTGACATAATACCGGCATATTGATTATATTCAATCGATTCAtgttcttaaattattattggcGTGATGTGTCAGTACTCAATGTTGTGTTTGGTGTCCGTGTCGGTATTCGTGCTTCAAAGATTAAGAATGATAGTTCGGTTTAGCTGTATATTTGGTTTAGAGATTCAAAGTTGAATTGTGGAACACTGAAAATTGTTGCCAATAACTATGATTTCTGAAATGAAACTTTATTATGCAATTTTTGTTGTCATTTATTAACTTTATGTTCTGAATGATGGATTTGTCTATTTTCTTATATCATGTTATTGTGTGTCATAGATTGATGGAAATGTCAAGAGAGAAATCATTAATCACAGGTCTCTGAGACACCCTAACATTGTTAGGTTTAAGGAGGTTAGTATACTTTTATATTCTTTTACAGGCAGAAGGGTAATCACATATATGTGTAATGATGCTCTGTAAAATTTTACTCAGGTCATTTTAACACCTACTCATCTTGCCATTGTAATGGAGTATGCATCTGGAGGAGAACTTTTCGAGCGAATCAGCAATGCTGGCCGTTTTTCTGAGGATGAGGTTCTCATTAAATTTTCTTACTTTTTTAACACCTGTTTATTCATAGAGAGCAtgattttgtatttataatatgTTGCCTATACAACAAACGTGGTAATCAATTGACTTGATGCAGGCTCGTTTCTTCTTTCAGCAACTCATATCTGGGGTCAGCTATTGCCATGCAAtggtaattaaattttttctattCTCTGCTGTATGATCTAAATTGTGTTTATCCTACACCAGAATGTAGTATAGGTAACAATTCACTCTTCTAAACATTATGCCTGACACATCAGTCTTATGTGTATGTGTCTCTTCATGAAGCAAGTATGCCACCGGGACCTGAAGTTGGAAAATACTTTGTTGGATGGGAGCCCAACTCCTCGTCTGAAGATATGTGATTTTGGTTACTCCAAGGTAAGCGTATATTTATCTCACTAGTACTTCATGGTTTGAGTTCTGTGCTTTGCTGTGTTTGGTTGGGTGAGTAATGTTTACATCCAACTACTTCCTGTGTCTGAGTGTTTTTTAAGTTGTTTTTGTCGCTTTTGTTCTTCTGTTGGGGACTGTGATAATGATGGAATTGGATAGGTCCTTAAGTTACGAAATTATAGTAATTTCAGTAGTTTCTGCTTCGTTATGCATTCTCACGTGCTAGAGTTTAGTTTGTCAAAAGCTGTAAGGTTGTCATATGAAgctttcattaaaaaaaaaactaataatccaTCTATTACCAAGTGATGAATGGGGTGATAATCCACCTGAGAGGAAGCAAAGGAACTTCTGATGAACACTGGCATAGTGGTATACCCCCAATGCTTGCTGTATTCCAGTTTTCGAGTCTGCTTCTGCTTGCGTCTATGTTTCCCATTTAGGTGCATGAAAAACAGTATAATGTGTTCTGGTATTCTTAGGAAATCTACCGTGTGTTGCACCTTTTTTGGTGGTGTTAAGCTAATTCAATGGTTGTTTGGTTCAGCTTAATTTTGTGGAGAtaattggttttttattttttaaaaatccttCCGGGAAGctggaaaaaataattttcccaaaataaacaaaactaaaCACCCATGAGATTTACATGAATTTTACTTTCATccttttaattctttattttttcaatttcattctCACGAGATACTactttaattaagttttttacgTTTTTATTATAACTTGCAATCTGATTGATGGTGTTATTTTCAGTCTTCTGTGCTTCATTCACAACCGAAGTCAACTGTGGGGACTCCGGCATATATTGCTCCAGAAATATTACTGAGACAAGAGTATGATGGAAAGGTAGAGTTGTTTTATTTGATGGTATTATTCTTTAACGGTAGAGCTATTACTGGACCATTTGATTAAATGAAGAATTCTGTTGTCAATAACTTGTCATGGTTTGTATGCTCGTGAGTTCTTGATTGTTTGCTCTTTATGGAACAAAACCATGATATTTTGATAGCCAATCTGTTTGGACCTAATCCAATGGTCATTTTGGTCTGCAGTCCAGACCATTTTTTCTTTCTGGTTGTCATTTCCATGTAATTCAGGTCTTGGTACTAGTTGAAAATAAGAGAGTAGGAGGTAAGTTACATTCTAATCTTGTTGTGCTTGAAAAATTATTGAAGACTCTTATTCTAGTAGTATCTTTTTGTTCGACAAAAATTTCTGAGTTCAAAATGTacttaacaataataataataaaatgttatcAATTCaccaaaaagtaaaataatacaatGTTATATTATCTTGCATTTAACATCAGATTGCAGATGTTTGGTCTTGTGGAGTAACCTTATACGTGATGCTAGTGGGATCGTATCCCTTTGAAGATCCTGATGAGCCAAAGGATTTCAGGAAGACAATACAGGTACATAGATCTTAAGacatttattctttttcttcatGAGTAGTGTCTGATTGTTAGAGTACTTGTGATTGCTTCCTTGCAGAGAGTACTCAGTGTCCAGTATTCCATTCCGGATGTTGTTCAAATATCTCCAGAGTGTCGCCACCTTATCTCAAGGATCTTTGTTTTTGATCCTGCAGAGGTACTTTCTATTTCAAATAACCGACTTAACTTTGCATGCATATATAGATTATAAAATACTCCATCTGGTCTtatatataagaagaaaaaacaaaaatcaccaAGACCAAGAaagtttatttaatgttt contains:
- the LOC101512129 gene encoding serine/threonine-protein kinase SRK2I-like, with the translated sequence MDRTTMTVGPGMDMPIMHDSDRYDLVRDIGSGNFGVARLMQDKQTKELVAVKYIERGDKIDGNVKREIINHRSLRHPNIVRFKEVILTPTHLAIVMEYASGGELFERISNAGRFSEDEARFFFQQLISGVSYCHAMQVCHRDLKLENTLLDGSPTPRLKICDFGYSKSSVLHSQPKSTVGTPAYIAPEILLRQEYDGKIADVWSCGVTLYVMLVGSYPFEDPDEPKDFRKTIQRVLSVQYSIPDVVQISPECRHLISRIFVFDPAERITMPEIWEHKWFLKNLPMDLMDEKIMGNQFEEPEQPMQSIDTIMQIISEATIPAAGTCSLDQFMGDNIDMDDEFDELEYESELDIDSSGEIVYAIY